Proteins encoded together in one Heliomicrobium undosum window:
- a CDS encoding YybS family protein, giving the protein MPIRGMMEGAMLAALTAVLALLGVFIVPLSLVTNLIWTIPIVVAIARNGWTVGVLTLAAATVVIALTAGFSTALILLIQFGGLGLVYGIAFRYGWSTIRAFLAGVLTVALSFAAFLALFFVLTGLTVETLLQQADATVNAVIEMYRSAGLFEKYGEQGVTEESMRAQFAAIIQFLKLMFPSILVSYAMMTAATNLLLSRWMLRRIGQPVTAQRPFREWRLPWEAVWVVIAGLAAALAGDYWEIPLLGTAGINLLYICYPVLLVLGFSVFAYLLNKYVLSPFVLSIVAVLIFLFPTLALTFIATVGLFDLVFDYRAKMDKFQGA; this is encoded by the coding sequence ATGCCAATTCGAGGAATGATGGAGGGGGCAATGCTGGCTGCCTTGACGGCCGTGTTGGCCCTTTTGGGCGTATTCATCGTCCCCCTGTCCCTGGTGACCAACCTGATCTGGACCATCCCCATCGTCGTGGCCATCGCGCGGAACGGCTGGACGGTCGGGGTGCTGACCCTGGCGGCGGCCACCGTTGTCATCGCCTTGACGGCCGGTTTTTCGACGGCGCTGATCCTGCTGATCCAGTTCGGCGGTCTGGGGCTCGTCTACGGGATCGCCTTTCGCTACGGCTGGTCGACGATCCGGGCCTTCCTGGCCGGCGTGCTCACGGTCGCCCTGTCCTTCGCAGCTTTCCTGGCCCTCTTCTTTGTCCTGACCGGTCTGACGGTGGAGACGCTGCTCCAGCAAGCGGACGCGACGGTCAACGCCGTCATCGAGATGTACCGCAGCGCCGGGCTCTTTGAGAAGTACGGCGAGCAGGGCGTCACCGAAGAGAGCATGCGCGCCCAGTTCGCTGCAATCATCCAGTTCCTGAAGCTGATGTTCCCGAGCATCCTTGTCAGTTACGCCATGATGACGGCGGCGACGAATCTGCTCCTCTCCCGCTGGATGCTCCGGCGCATCGGGCAGCCGGTCACTGCCCAGCGCCCCTTTCGGGAGTGGAGGCTCCCCTGGGAGGCGGTCTGGGTGGTCATCGCCGGCCTTGCCGCCGCCCTGGCCGGCGACTACTGGGAGATCCCGCTGTTGGGGACGGCGGGGATCAACCTCCTCTACATCTGCTACCCCGTCCTGCTCGTCCTCGGTTTCTCCGTCTTCGCCTACCTGCTCAACAAATACGTCCTGTCTCCCTTCGTCCTCTCCATCGTGGCCGTGTTGATTTTTCTGTTCCCTACCTTGGCGCTCACCTTTATCGCCACCGTGGGCCTCTTCGATCTGGTCTTTGATTACCGCGCCAAGATGGACAAATTCCAGGGCGCTTGA
- a CDS encoding Ig-like domain-containing protein — protein sequence MKKIFPLTCMLAFLITLTTTSLGLCPAAFALEGAELPSGYRASQPAKPNGQIIVQVKKSEGWEEAAALPFDKHLREAVADLSALLPGDNRPVSLRLTKQGGGAAHLDAVLLGDAPPSSTDSANTLALKKLTGKDFDVIDIGEKGLELTFPAGRVDGIIAVSARIETPTISDVPFHFPLENTYRQITGESSFYSYRLDSATARLSVDGDISETKDRSPFMKERVVPGSGHPAGDTYAWVMNDEENLYIAMDFTPDNTMDGNKDYAKVYVKTGSAVKEFKVSVPETKWGSPGFTYTDAVGYQHKVYEFALPLSELGVSQEQADIQLAFAAYGTATPGDRMPVTAYDPDRNRFLSVYYNFGNGSKVYGEFINAQGVDGEAFEIGEMNDYGSLEDEPLTVAYGVYGIDTPCYLAVWKKYIYDGSTWRDVVFGQFLRADDGLLLGDGIILADTDAVPSGQHPSVAYDSVNKRYLIVWEDYRYPQTGDRTHNIYGQLLNADGTLNGSNFIISENGSAEQYDPFVAFDSGNVKYLVLWQDFRSMNYNDIYGQFVNPDGSLFYVNGLNDNFVIANAGVNKYDPVTVFDNRNNRFLAAWEQGAPGYRDIYGKLLTLAGASLTLSADLPISTAAGNQGNPSIAFNESEEQFLAVWSDDRNSYDTNMDVYAQRVNADGSLYPDTGDSAANVAIATSAARENGAWVSANWRENDFLVAFTNSGSNPYYLTYNVYPPPSPDFTIERVSVGSNDSETNAESRFPTISADGRYVAFSSGAGNLPGASSPFTQIYVKDKQTGEVTLISVNTQGAPANGQSAVGSISADGKFVAFESYASDLVPGDTNGTYDIFVRDLVSGTTERVSVHSNGAEGSGASTRPSISGDGRYVVFESISSNLVDNDTNYTPDRDIFIHDRVTHSTKRLSVDSYGNQVFGDCNSPYISQNGKFVVFASMAANFLPSDTDTKKDIFLIDLETGSFSMVSVSSSSVKGNDTSDHPSVSNDGRFIVFESVADNLVENDNNHERDIFLRDTVNNQTTRVSLSSAGQEGTALKPSEMAHISADGRYVVFSSYADNLVDNDTNGEYDVFLHELASGETTRLSLSGEGQEGNQESWRPFISSNGRYVVFESLAGNLVNGDTNQVFDIFTVDRGVDEGNLTLKAVTLDSYAYRIDVNQTHQTMVTAMYIDGTHGDISSNAVTVYTSSNPSVASVDATGKVTAHSQGTAVIRVEHGGKKATAFVAIGPARAYNYEINPGNVSVSEGHIDVSIVVAGTGPAKALFTLLEDGVPVAASTQAVNGSGTVNASFGQYQEDRAYLVRVLIWDSAETMKALAWPKMIPIP from the coding sequence ATGAAAAAGATTTTTCCCCTGACCTGTATGCTTGCTTTTCTTATAACGCTGACAACAACCTCTCTTGGCTTATGTCCAGCAGCCTTTGCCCTGGAAGGCGCAGAATTGCCGTCCGGTTACAGGGCATCCCAACCGGCAAAGCCCAACGGGCAGATCATCGTTCAAGTGAAAAAGAGCGAAGGATGGGAGGAGGCCGCCGCTCTCCCTTTTGACAAGCACCTGCGGGAAGCCGTGGCGGATCTTTCGGCGCTTCTGCCCGGTGACAACCGACCGGTTTCCCTTCGCCTCACAAAACAAGGCGGCGGCGCGGCGCATCTGGACGCCGTGTTGCTGGGCGATGCCCCGCCGTCATCCACAGACTCGGCCAACACCCTGGCCTTAAAAAAGTTGACCGGCAAGGACTTTGATGTGATCGACATCGGCGAAAAGGGTCTGGAACTGACTTTCCCCGCCGGAAGGGTTGATGGAATTATCGCCGTCAGCGCCAGGATCGAAACGCCCACCATCAGCGACGTGCCCTTTCACTTCCCCTTGGAAAACACGTACCGGCAAATCACTGGAGAATCATCCTTTTATTCTTACCGTCTTGATTCGGCAACGGCCCGTTTGTCAGTGGATGGCGATATCAGCGAGACAAAAGATCGATCGCCCTTTATGAAAGAGCGCGTCGTGCCCGGCTCCGGTCACCCGGCCGGCGACACCTACGCTTGGGTGATGAACGATGAAGAGAACCTTTATATTGCGATGGACTTTACCCCCGACAACACGATGGACGGGAACAAGGATTACGCCAAGGTATATGTAAAAACGGGTAGTGCGGTAAAGGAATTCAAGGTGTCCGTGCCGGAAACGAAGTGGGGCTCGCCCGGCTTTACCTATACCGATGCAGTCGGGTATCAGCACAAGGTGTACGAGTTTGCCCTTCCCTTGTCCGAACTGGGCGTCAGCCAGGAACAAGCGGATATTCAACTGGCCTTTGCGGCCTATGGCACGGCCACACCCGGAGACCGGATGCCGGTAACCGCCTATGACCCGGACAGGAACCGGTTCCTCAGTGTCTATTACAATTTTGGCAACGGGAGTAAGGTTTACGGAGAATTTATCAATGCCCAGGGTGTGGATGGCGAAGCTTTTGAAATCGGTGAAATGAACGACTACGGCAGCTTGGAAGATGAGCCGCTAACAGTCGCTTACGGTGTGTATGGTATCGATACCCCCTGTTATCTGGCTGTATGGAAAAAATATATTTATGATGGAAGCACCTGGCGCGATGTGGTTTTCGGCCAATTTCTCCGTGCCGACGATGGTTTGCTCCTCGGTGACGGAATTATTTTAGCCGATACGGATGCCGTTCCAAGCGGTCAACATCCGTCTGTCGCTTATGATTCCGTGAACAAAAGGTACCTAATCGTGTGGGAGGATTATCGTTATCCCCAGACGGGGGATCGGACTCATAACATCTACGGGCAGCTATTGAACGCCGACGGCACACTGAATGGGAGCAACTTTATCATCAGCGAAAACGGTTCCGCCGAACAATATGACCCCTTTGTCGCCTTTGACAGTGGCAACGTAAAATACCTTGTCCTCTGGCAGGATTTCCGAAGTATGAATTACAACGATATTTACGGCCAATTCGTAAATCCTGACGGAAGCCTTTTTTACGTTAACGGGCTCAATGATAATTTTGTCATCGCGAACGCTGGGGTAAACAAATACGACCCCGTAACGGTCTTTGACAACAGGAATAACAGGTTCCTGGCAGCCTGGGAACAGGGCGCACCCGGTTATAGAGATATCTATGGCAAACTGCTCACCTTGGCAGGCGCCAGTCTTACCCTGTCAGCAGACTTGCCGATCTCGACAGCGGCAGGCAATCAGGGCAACCCGTCCATTGCCTTTAATGAATCGGAAGAGCAGTTCCTGGCGGTCTGGAGCGACGATAGGAACAGCTATGATACAAATATGGATGTGTACGCCCAACGGGTGAACGCAGACGGGTCGCTCTATCCCGACACCGGCGACAGCGCCGCGAACGTGGCCATTGCAACAAGCGCTGCCAGAGAGAACGGAGCATGGGTTTCCGCCAACTGGCGAGAAAATGATTTTCTTGTTGCTTTTACGAATTCAGGTTCAAATCCGTACTACCTAACCTATAACGTATACCCGCCTCCGTCACCGGATTTTACGATAGAACGGGTCAGTGTGGGCAGTAATGATTCTGAAACGAATGCAGAGAGCCGATTTCCCACAATAAGCGCCGATGGCCGCTATGTTGCGTTCTCATCGGGAGCGGGAAACTTGCCGGGGGCTTCCTCGCCTTTTACTCAAATCTACGTGAAAGACAAACAAACCGGCGAGGTCACATTGATAAGCGTCAATACCCAGGGCGCCCCGGCCAATGGGCAAAGCGCCGTTGGATCTATCAGTGCTGACGGAAAATTTGTCGCCTTTGAATCATATGCCAGCGATTTGGTTCCTGGCGACACAAATGGGACATACGATATATTTGTTCGCGACCTGGTTTCCGGCACAACTGAGCGGGTCAGTGTCCACAGCAACGGCGCAGAGGGAAGCGGTGCGAGTACACGGCCTTCGATAAGCGGCGATGGGCGTTACGTCGTTTTTGAATCGATCTCGAGCAATCTGGTAGACAACGACACCAACTACACCCCTGACAGAGATATTTTTATACACGATAGGGTGACACACAGCACAAAGCGCCTCAGTGTCGATAGCTATGGAAATCAGGTGTTCGGTGACTGCAACAGTCCCTATATAAGCCAGAACGGCAAGTTCGTGGTGTTTGCTTCAATGGCCGCAAACTTTCTGCCTAGCGATACCGATACTAAGAAAGACATCTTCCTTATCGATCTGGAAACCGGCAGCTTTAGCATGGTTAGCGTCTCCAGTAGCAGCGTCAAGGGAAATGACACAAGCGACCACCCCTCTGTAAGCAACGACGGCCGTTTTATTGTGTTTGAGTCGGTTGCCGACAACCTGGTGGAAAACGACAACAACCATGAAAGAGATATTTTCCTCCGGGATACAGTGAACAACCAGACCACCCGGGTCAGCCTGTCCAGCGCGGGGCAGGAAGGAACCGCGCTCAAGCCGAGTGAGATGGCGCACATCAGCGCCGATGGCCGATATGTTGTCTTCTCGTCCTACGCGGACAACCTTGTGGACAACGATACCAACGGAGAATACGATGTTTTCTTGCACGAATTGGCATCTGGGGAAACAACAAGGCTAAGCCTTTCCGGAGAGGGTCAAGAAGGCAATCAGGAAAGCTGGAGGCCCTTCATCAGTTCCAATGGCCGTTACGTGGTCTTTGAATCCCTGGCCGGCAATCTGGTTAACGGCGACACGAACCAAGTCTTTGACATATTTACTGTGGACAGGGGTGTCGACGAGGGAAATCTCACGCTGAAGGCGGTCACGCTCGATTCCTATGCCTACAGGATAGACGTAAACCAAACGCATCAGACTATGGTGACAGCGATGTACATAGACGGGACGCATGGGGATATCTCGAGTAACGCCGTCACCGTATATACATCCTCCAACCCTTCGGTCGCGTCCGTCGATGCCACCGGCAAGGTGACCGCCCATAGCCAAGGGACGGCGGTCATCCGGGTTGAGCATGGCGGAAAAAAGGCGACGGCCTTTGTCGCCATCGGGCCTGCCCGCGCGTACAACTACGAGATCAATCCCGGAAACGTTTCCGTCTCGGAAGGCCACATCGATGTGTCCATTGTTGTGGCCGGGACTGGCCCGGCAAAGGCGCTCTTTACCCTTCTGGAGGACGGGGTCCCTGTTGCCGCGTCGACACAAGCGGTTAATGGAAGCGGAACCGTCAATGCGTCTTTTGGTCAGTACCAGGAAGACCGGGCCTATCTGGTGCGTGTCCTCATATGGGATTCCGCTGAAACCATGAAGGCGCTGGCTTGGCCAAAGATGATTCCCATTCCCTGA
- a CDS encoding 3'-5' exonuclease: MDFVAIDFETANGARNSACAIGLTVVAGGKAVESCSWLIRPPVLYFPFTYIHGITAEQVKDEPTFDMLWPTLLPYLQGQLLVAHNVSFDKGVLESTLKHYGLSLPESCYICSVETARKTWPSLRNHKLNTVAEFLGVQLNHHDARDDAYAAAQIILHALKSHQVTSVKNLVQKLPLKLYVTKQEGTGMHSIPSHGTNITG; the protein is encoded by the coding sequence ATGGATTTCGTCGCAATCGACTTTGAGACGGCCAACGGCGCCCGCAACAGCGCCTGCGCCATCGGCTTGACCGTGGTGGCCGGCGGCAAGGCCGTCGAAAGTTGTTCCTGGCTGATCCGCCCGCCGGTGCTCTATTTTCCCTTTACATACATCCACGGCATCACCGCCGAACAGGTGAAAGACGAACCGACCTTCGACATGCTCTGGCCCACGCTGCTCCCCTACCTGCAGGGACAACTGCTGGTGGCCCACAATGTGTCTTTCGACAAAGGCGTCTTAGAGAGCACGCTGAAACACTACGGGTTGTCCCTTCCGGAGTCCTGCTATATCTGCTCCGTGGAGACGGCCCGAAAAACGTGGCCTTCTTTACGCAACCACAAACTGAACACAGTCGCTGAATTTCTCGGCGTTCAATTGAACCACCACGATGCGCGAGATGACGCCTACGCGGCGGCGCAAATCATCCTCCATGCCTTGAAGTCGCATCAAGTGACGTCGGTGAAAAACCTCGTTCAAAAACTCCCGTTAAAGTTGTATGTAACGAAGCAAGAGGGAACCGGCATGCATTCCATACCCTCTCATGGAACGAATATTACAGGTTAA
- a CDS encoding single-stranded DNA-binding protein, whose amino-acid sequence MLNRVILIGRLGRDPELRHTNSGIPVCSFSIAVDRPQSSNQRQAGAEKITDWFTVNVWNQQAVTCSQYLHKGRLVAIDGRLQTRSWTDQQSGQKRSVVEVVADTVRFLERGEGQGGGVGAAAGAGMGAGAGMGAGSGSGAGYGGPAGGGGYGGGASGFGAPSGGGYGGGGYGGSEISFPDPPGEDDLPF is encoded by the coding sequence ATGTTGAACCGGGTGATCCTCATCGGCCGCCTCGGCAGGGATCCGGAACTGCGTCATACCAACAGCGGCATCCCTGTCTGCTCCTTCAGCATCGCCGTCGACCGGCCCCAGTCGTCGAACCAGCGACAGGCCGGCGCGGAAAAAATCACCGATTGGTTTACCGTCAACGTCTGGAACCAGCAGGCGGTCACCTGTTCCCAGTACCTACATAAGGGCCGGCTCGTCGCCATCGACGGCCGCCTGCAGACCCGTTCTTGGACGGACCAGCAGTCCGGCCAGAAGCGTTCCGTCGTGGAGGTTGTCGCCGATACGGTCCGTTTCCTGGAGCGCGGCGAAGGCCAGGGTGGCGGCGTGGGCGCTGCTGCCGGCGCTGGCATGGGCGCAGGAGCGGGCATGGGGGCCGGGTCCGGGTCCGGCGCCGGTTATGGCGGTCCGGCCGGTGGCGGCGGCTACGGCGGCGGCGCTTCCGGTTTTGGCGCGCCCTCTGGCGGTGGCTATGGCGGCGGCGGATATGGCGGCAGCGAGATTTCTTTCCCCGATCCGCCTGGGGAAGACGATCTGCCCTTCTAA
- the ychF gene encoding redox-regulated ATPase YchF, with protein MPVQAGIVGLPNVGKSTLFNAITKAGAEAANYPFCTIEPNVGVVEVPDPRLDKLTEMVKPNRVVPAVVRFVDIAGLVRGASKGEGLGNKFLSHIREVDAVIHVVRCFEDPDVTHVDGKVSPMRDIDTIELELILSDMEAVERRMDRVQKMLKSGDKKAQQELAVLQRLCAAFEDEKPARSIDWTPEEAEIVRNQFLLTSKPVLYVANVSEEDLGKADNALVQEVRARADREGAGVVVICAKIEAEIAELTDPEERTVFLQDLGLEESGLDRLIRETYTLLGLITYFTAGVQEVRAWTITRGTKAPQAAGVIHTDFERGFIRAEVTAYDDLVTCGSQTAAREKGVQRLEGKEYVMKDGDVVHFRFNV; from the coding sequence GTGCCGGTCCAGGCGGGTATCGTCGGGTTGCCCAACGTGGGCAAGTCCACCCTGTTCAATGCCATCACAAAGGCGGGCGCGGAAGCCGCCAATTATCCCTTCTGCACCATCGAACCGAACGTGGGCGTGGTGGAGGTTCCCGATCCCCGGTTGGACAAGCTGACCGAGATGGTCAAACCGAACCGGGTGGTTCCCGCCGTCGTGCGGTTTGTTGATATTGCCGGCCTCGTCCGGGGCGCCTCCAAGGGCGAAGGGCTCGGCAACAAGTTCCTGTCCCACATCCGCGAGGTGGACGCCGTGATCCACGTCGTCCGCTGTTTTGAAGACCCTGACGTGACCCACGTCGATGGCAAGGTGTCGCCAATGCGCGACATCGACACGATCGAACTGGAACTGATCCTCTCCGACATGGAGGCGGTGGAGCGCCGCATGGATCGGGTGCAGAAGATGCTCAAATCCGGCGATAAAAAGGCCCAGCAAGAGTTGGCTGTGTTGCAGCGGCTTTGCGCCGCCTTCGAGGATGAAAAACCGGCCCGTTCCATCGACTGGACGCCGGAAGAGGCGGAAATCGTCCGCAACCAGTTTTTGCTGACGAGCAAGCCGGTCCTCTATGTGGCCAACGTCTCCGAGGAGGATCTCGGCAAGGCCGACAATGCCCTCGTCCAAGAGGTGCGCGCCAGGGCCGACCGGGAAGGCGCCGGCGTCGTCGTCATCTGCGCCAAGATTGAGGCCGAGATCGCCGAGTTGACCGATCCGGAGGAGCGGACCGTTTTCCTGCAGGATCTGGGACTGGAAGAGTCCGGCCTCGACCGGCTGATCCGGGAGACCTACACCCTGCTCGGCCTGATCACCTACTTCACCGCCGGGGTCCAGGAGGTCCGGGCCTGGACGATCACCCGGGGAACGAAGGCGCCTCAGGCGGCCGGCGTCATCCACACTGATTTTGAGCGGGGTTTCATTCGGGCCGAGGTGACGGCTTATGACGACCTGGTGACCTGCGGCAGCCAGACAGCCGCCCGCGAAAAAGGGGTGCAGCGGCTCGAAGGCAAGGAGTATGTGATGAAAGACGGCGATGTGGTTCACTTCCGCTTCAACGTGTAA
- a CDS encoding DUF951 domain-containing protein produces MAHYSIGDKVRLRKTHPCGSTDWEITRTGMDFRIRCLGCDHQVLIPRVKFEKAVKAVIARVGEPEPPKK; encoded by the coding sequence ATGGCCCACTATTCCATCGGCGACAAGGTACGCCTGCGCAAGACCCATCCCTGTGGGTCGACGGACTGGGAGATTACGCGAACAGGCATGGACTTTCGCATCCGTTGCCTCGGATGCGACCACCAGGTGCTGATCCCGCGGGTGAAGTTTGAAAAGGCGGTCAAGGCGGTCATCGCCCGCGTGGGTGAACCGGAGCCGCCGAAAAAATAG
- a CDS encoding mechanosensitive ion channel family protein, with the protein MLTWLSQFVRERAIAMGLEEWAQPIAAFVAGSAHLLFAMSLAWLAFRFGNKAIDQVFRRRLGVSIIDEKRGATLATLLKSLLFYSVFFIVAIEILNTVFGVQTQALLAGAGVVGLAVGFGAQSLVRDVFTGFFIIFENQYAVGEFVTIGKYSGIVEEIGLRVSKLRDFTGELHIIPNGQIKEVSNRSRGPIQALVDIGVAYEEDIDRALVVLEAAAKELAEEWAELIKEGPSVLGVSNLGPSEVVIRVIAKTVPMEQWRVEREMRRRFKMALDRAGIEIPYPRQVLVPYARGSSLETASTGDGSLQMR; encoded by the coding sequence ATGCTGACTTGGCTGTCTCAGTTTGTCCGGGAACGAGCCATAGCGATGGGATTGGAGGAATGGGCGCAGCCGATCGCCGCCTTTGTGGCCGGGTCGGCCCATCTCCTCTTTGCAATGTCTCTGGCCTGGCTGGCCTTCCGATTTGGGAACAAGGCGATCGATCAGGTCTTTCGCCGGCGCCTCGGCGTCAGCATCATTGACGAAAAGCGGGGCGCCACCTTGGCGACCTTGTTGAAGAGCCTGCTCTTTTACAGCGTCTTTTTTATCGTGGCCATCGAGATCCTGAACACCGTCTTCGGCGTTCAGACCCAGGCGCTGCTGGCCGGGGCCGGCGTCGTCGGCTTGGCCGTCGGTTTCGGCGCCCAGAGCCTGGTGCGCGACGTGTTTACCGGCTTTTTTATCATCTTTGAGAATCAGTACGCCGTCGGCGAGTTCGTCACCATCGGCAAGTACTCGGGCATCGTCGAGGAAATCGGCCTGCGGGTGTCCAAACTGCGCGACTTTACGGGGGAACTGCACATCATCCCCAACGGCCAAATCAAAGAGGTGAGCAACCGGAGTCGCGGCCCCATCCAGGCGCTTGTCGATATCGGTGTCGCCTATGAGGAGGACATCGACCGGGCCTTGGTGGTGTTGGAGGCGGCGGCGAAGGAACTGGCCGAGGAATGGGCCGAACTGATCAAGGAAGGTCCCTCGGTGCTTGGTGTCAGCAACCTGGGCCCCTCTGAGGTGGTGATCCGGGTCATCGCCAAAACGGTTCCGATGGAGCAATGGCGGGTCGAACGGGAGATGCGCCGTCGCTTTAAGATGGCCCTGGACCGCGCCGGCATCGAGATTCCCTATCCGCGGCAGGTGCTGGTCCCCTATGCACGGGGATCCAGCCTGGAGACGGCGTCGACCGGCGACGGTTCTTTGCAAATGAGGTGA
- a CDS encoding HEAT repeat domain-containing protein has protein sequence MSKDKEPFWRRWRAWRSWKTQAAEDPPEQVRHMLRQLREAIVPQQERLARLLAASPEERSRWWQEAVQAEAAQSAPSSPAWRLARILRLEEHWRAVMAAPQSGPKEQVIEALGPLLLPEAMPLLQAAVLDRSPAVGLAATAYLAQVADRQVTDFFLDLLARPDGGPWIDRAARGLAARRSVDGPVIWRRLLAMTGDAQELSRMRAWEVLASFGPPADGEAVDSLEACLRAGLGDPEAAVRARAAETAGLLARGDLAPELVAAARDADARVRAEAARALGRLAALDLIDRNAEPQQREARETFREAVRQALTDCLADEDYRVSGCARQALHYIAEV, from the coding sequence ATGAGCAAGGATAAGGAACCTTTCTGGCGGCGCTGGCGAGCCTGGCGTTCCTGGAAGACCCAGGCGGCAGAAGACCCGCCGGAGCAGGTCCGCCACATGCTCCGCCAACTCCGGGAGGCCATCGTCCCGCAGCAGGAACGGCTCGCCCGGTTGCTGGCGGCGTCGCCGGAGGAGCGCAGCCGCTGGTGGCAGGAAGCGGTGCAGGCCGAAGCGGCCCAGTCGGCGCCTTCCAGCCCCGCCTGGCGGCTGGCCCGCATCCTCCGGTTGGAGGAGCACTGGCGGGCGGTGATGGCGGCGCCCCAGTCAGGACCGAAGGAGCAGGTGATCGAGGCCTTGGGGCCGCTCCTGCTGCCGGAAGCGATGCCGCTCTTGCAGGCGGCCGTCCTCGACCGGTCGCCGGCGGTCGGCCTGGCGGCGACGGCCTACCTGGCCCAGGTGGCGGATAGGCAAGTGACCGATTTTTTCCTCGACCTGCTCGCCCGTCCCGACGGCGGCCCCTGGATCGACCGGGCCGCTCGGGGACTGGCGGCGCGCCGTTCTGTCGACGGTCCGGTCATCTGGCGCCGCCTCCTGGCGATGACCGGGGACGCGCAGGAACTGTCGCGCATGCGTGCCTGGGAGGTCTTGGCCTCCTTCGGCCCGCCGGCTGACGGGGAGGCGGTGGACAGCCTGGAAGCCTGCCTACGCGCGGGATTGGGTGATCCCGAGGCGGCGGTGCGGGCCCGGGCCGCCGAGACGGCGGGACTGCTGGCCCGGGGGGATCTGGCGCCCGAACTGGTGGCGGCTGCCCGTGACGCCGATGCCCGGGTGCGCGCCGAAGCGGCCCGCGCCCTGGGACGATTAGCAGCCCTCGACCTGATCGACCGGAACGCCGAGCCGCAGCAACGGGAAGCCCGGGAGACGTTCCGTGAGGCGGTCCGGCAGGCGCTCACCGACTGCCTGGCTGACGAGGACTACCGGGTCAGCGGCTGCGCGCGCCAGGCGCTCCATTACATAGCAGAGGTGTGA
- the yedF gene encoding sulfurtransferase-like selenium metabolism protein YedF, whose amino-acid sequence MSKETGAAARPESPVMEENLAGLSTTFALQENSVLLMTADRLGRGDDDLGKVLVKSFLYTLSQADVIPKTVIFLNSGVKLACEDSETLQSLLALEERGAELLSCGTCLDFFRLKDKLVAGKVSNMYAIVDVLNRSNHVVTL is encoded by the coding sequence ATGAGCAAAGAAACAGGTGCGGCGGCCAGGCCGGAGTCGCCAGTCATGGAAGAAAATTTGGCCGGTCTGTCGACCACCTTCGCGTTGCAGGAGAATTCAGTCTTGTTGATGACAGCCGATCGCTTGGGCCGGGGCGATGACGATCTGGGAAAGGTGCTCGTCAAGTCATTCCTGTACACCTTATCCCAGGCCGACGTGATACCGAAGACGGTGATCTTCCTCAACAGCGGCGTCAAACTGGCCTGTGAGGACTCGGAAACGTTGCAGAGCCTGCTGGCGCTGGAGGAGCGGGGCGCCGAGCTCCTCAGTTGCGGCACCTGCCTGGACTTTTTTAGATTGAAAGACAAACTCGTGGCCGGCAAGGTGAGCAACATGTACGCTATCGTGGACGTGCTGAACCGCTCGAACCACGTAGTCACCTTGTAA